The genomic window actgtgtgtgtgtgtagatgatctgactgtgtgtctggagatgatctgactgtgtgtgtgtgtagatgatctgagtgtgtgtctgtagatgatctgaatgtgtgtctgtagatgatctgagtgtgtgtgtctgtagattatctgactgtgtgtctgtagatgatctgactgtttagatgatctgactgtgtgtgtctgtagttgatctgactgtgtgtctgaaTTTGATCTGTGTATTTCTGTAGATGATCTTTGTTTGTCTGTAGATGATCGGACTGTGTGCCTGTAgttgatctgtctgtgtgtctgtagatgatctatCTGCGTGTGTCTTTAGATGATCTGTCTGTAGATgaactgaatgtgtgtgtagatgatctgaatgtgtgtgtctgtagatgatctgtctgtgtgtctgtagatgatcggACTGCGTGTGTCTTTtagatgatctgtctgtgtgAGTCTGtcgatgatctgactgtgtgtgtagatgatctgactgtgtgtgtagatgatctgactgtctgtagatgatctgactgcgtgtgtctgtagatgatctcactgtgtgtgtctgtagatgatctgtctgtgtgtctgtagatgatctgactgcgtgtgtctgtagatgatctgactgtgtgtgtctgtagatgatctgtctgtgtgtctgtagatgatctgactgtgagtctgtagatgatctgactgtgtgtctgtagatgatctgactgcgtgtgtctgtagatgatctgtctgtgtgtctgtagatgatccgactgtgtgtgtctgtagatgatctgactgtgtgtgtctgtagatgatctgactgtgtgtgtctggagatgatctgactgtgtgtctggagatgatctgatggtgtgtgtgtgtctgtagatgatctgacggtgtgtgtgtaattgatatgtctgtgtgtctgtagatgatctgactttgtgtgtctgtagatgatctgactgcgTGTCTGGAgattatctgtctgtgtgtctgtagatgatctgactgcgtgtgtctgtagatgatctgactgtgtgtgtctgtagatgatctgtctgtgtgtctgtagatgatctgactgtgagtctgtagatgatctgactgtgtgtctgtagatgatctgactgcgtgtgtctgtagatgatctgtctgtgtgtctgtagatgatccgactgtgtgtgtctgtagatgatctgactgtgtgtgtctgtagatgatctgactgtgtgtgtctgtagatgatctgactgtgtgtctggaGATGaactgatggtgtgtgtgtctgtagatgatctgacggCGTGTGTGTAATTGAtatgtctgtgtgtctgtagatgatctgactttGTGTGTCTGTAGGTGATCTGACTGCGTGTCTGGAgattatctgtctgtgtgtctgtagatgatctgactgtgtgtctggaGATTATCTGacggtgtgtgtgtctgtagatgatctgactgtgtgacTGTAAATGATCGTACTgtatgtctgtagatgatctgtctctgtgtctgtaggttgtctggctgtatggtgacagagaaaggctgtggttatttgtcttcagctctgagttcaaacccctcacacctgagagagctggatctgagctacaatcacccaggacaaTCAGGAGTCCAGCTTCTCAACCACAAACTGCAGGATCCAAACTATAAACTGCAGATACTCAAGTATGTCAATCACCAATACTGACATAATGAAAGTGTGTGAATATGCATATCAAACCCTGCTCAGGTCTAACTGTTCCTGTCCCAGCGTGGGATATGAGGGAGTTCTCTGGCTGTATTCTGAGCTCGGACAGATATACACCAAATATACACACTATTGACTCAGTCTGATTATATGAGTGTCAACTTATgaacctgtgtttgtgtgtttatagtgtGGATCATGGAGGAGAGAAGAGGATGAGAGCAGGACCACGAAAGTGtaggtctacacacacacagagagagacacacacactcacacacagagagagagagagagaaaaacacacacgacacacacacatatatatatacacactcacacacaaaagtttgtttttgtgaaaagtgtgttcatcccataggtgtaatggtttttatactgtacaaactgtatattctatggccctacaccaacctcacacctaaccctaaccctcacaggggtgtcctgatatgacacaaaaacaagtgcACTCACAGGGAGAGACACAaacccacacactcacactcacacagataACACACATACACCAGGGGTTAAACgactactgattttttttttaagtcgacTTTTACGTGATGAAAGTCGAGTCGAAGTCGACTAGTCGTTGATGAAGTTATTAATGTACAAATAAGTCTGCAGCTGTGAGAAACACCTTGTGCACCGCTATGGCATATAACACAGCGCTGCGTACATGGCTGttgctcctataacagctcattttgatcatttcttttgtctttgggtagttttatttcacatatttgtTCTACATGGCAGTGTCTCTCTAGTAGTAGTGACGCTGTGGGATTTAGTTATCAACAATATATGCTTAAACTTTTCAGTTTCTGAGCTATTTTcttgagaaatcacagaacaggTGGAATTCCTTCAAACATTTATtatcctgttgcgccctctatTGGACCAGCAACTAGTTGACGTCAAGCTTAAAGCGTCATAGCAGAGCATTGAAGTCGACTTGTCGATTAGTTGGTGCAACccctaactcacacacacatacacacagagacatcTTCAGTGTTGTGTTGTTCTTGATGTTTCTCTCTTCTTGTGTTCAGATTcctgtgatctcacactggatcctAACACAGCACACACTCGACTCGTTCTGTCTGATGAGAACAAGAAGATCACATTAGTGTCTGAGGATCagtcgtatcctgatcatccagagagatttgatgtTCCTCAGGTTTTGTGCAGAGAAACTCtgactggacgctgttactgggagactgAATGGAGCGGAGATAGAGCtgatatatcagtgtcatataaaggAATAACTAGGAAAGGATTGAGTGACTGTATGTTTAGATTCAGTGACAAATACTGGAGTCTGAACTGCTCTGATAAAAGATTCACTGTATGGCACAATGGTAACAAAACTGTTATTAATGCCATCCGTTCATCCTGTAAGAGAGTAAGAGTGTTTGTGGATGTGTCTGCTGGTGTTCTGTctttctacagcgtctctgacacacacacactcacacacttacacacactcaacaccacattcactgaacccctctaCGCTGGATTTAGGCTTTATAATAACTCctcagtgtctctgtgtgatATTAAAGAGCCTCATCAGTGATGCACAAGCTGCCAGGTGAGTGAAATATTTTGTATACTGTATTAGTGACAGATGTTCAAGAATGACTAATAGTTCAGGGCTCTGCTCTTCATATAGACCAGATCATCTAATCATGATAATGTGGTTTTTGAAGGTCAGAGATTTGATTAGTATATTTGTTtggagttgttgtttttattgaaaaatcaataatagaaAGTAGGGGTTTGAATGTTTTACAAATATAACGGAcgcactttatattaagtggccttaactactatgtacttacattttaattaataatttagtacaatgtacttattgtgtacatacatgtttttacattgtacttatatttaaaaaaaaaaactacatgtaattacatctgtatttaatttctgtaattacatttataattacactgttgacccatactttacaccttaacccacccttaaacttacccatacctccaaccctctccctaaccttacccctatcccacctcaatagcagcaaaagtgttttacaatacaatatgaacacaataagtacattgtacttttttatgtaagtacatagtagttaaggccacctaatataaagtgggaccaatatAACTTGCTGATTAACTACCATAGCATGAAGAATCACTAGAGAAACTACCAACTAGTCATGACTGTTTCCCAGAAGCACAGCTCTGTCGTTTGATCCACTGGTTCAACATGTAGGACAGTCATTAAAGACCTCATGTGCAGGTGATGGAGGAATCACTTCTGTTAATTCATCTCTCCGAGATCTCAGAGATGCTGCTGTAACGAACACTGAACCTGATGATGACTTCACTGTTTCTGTCATTtagctttatttaacatttgattCATCACCATTTCCTCTTTGATCAAACGACAGAGCTGTGCTTCTGGGAAACAGTCATGACTAGTTGGTAGTTTTTCTAGTGATTCTTCATGCTATGGTAGTTAATCAGCAAGTTatattggtcccactttatattaggtggcctctGAGGTTTTCTTACACATTTGTGCACAATGTGCGCTCTTAAAACAGAGCACTGGACACTAAAATATATAGATGAAAtcgtatatatatttaattagaatgAAATATACAGAATGTACTGGATGTTAGTTTGACGATTGTGCTCAAGAGCATGAGCTGTTTAACGTGTCATTTAACAAGAAACTCTCTTTCTAACTCAAGTTTGCGATGCTGTTTGAGAATGTTCATttgaactatggttttgggaaacactgAATCGTTTAACTGTTGGTAACGATAGAACTTGAGTTTATAGTTGGCTAACGATGATTTCAGGAAACTGCTGATCAGAAATGTGGCCATTGGTTCAAGTCGTCTTTACATTGGTTTGTGTCTAGACCATTTTGATCTTCACCACATTTGCTaatgtgatattgcttaaatatTACATGCATCCTCATATAAGTCATACACaaaatttgttcattttcaaattcTTAATACAATTAAAGAAGACTAATATTTTCTGGAACTTAAAGAAATTGGCTATTTATTCCCTCATGACTAAAGTGATTCTTCTGAATGAAATATTGCCCATAAAAGTGTTATCATCAAAAGtggtatttaatttaaattttggctattataacaattattataatactggtgcatctcaataaatcaaaatgttgtagaaaatttcatttatttaatttattcaactcaaatagtgaaacttgtgtattaaataaattcagtacacacagactgaagtagtttaagtctttggttcttttaattgtgataattttggctcacatttaacaaaaacctaccaattctctcaacaaattagaatatggtgatacgccaatcagctaatcaactcaaaacacctgcaaaggtttcctgatccTTCAagatggtctctcagtttggtttacttggctacacaatcatggggaagactgctgatctgaccagaagacaatcattgacatccttcacaaggagggtatgACACAAAAATCaatgccaataagctggctgttcacagagtgctgtatccaagcatgttaacagaaagttgactggaaggaaaaagtgtggtagaaaagatgcacaaccaaccgagagaaccgtaGCTTTATGAggtttgtcaagcaaaattgattcaggaatttgagtgaacttcacgaggaatggactgaggctggggtcaaagcAAGActaagatgagaaacaagagaccaaacaatgcagatgagctgaagatcactgtcaaagaaacctgtgcttcagaccacctcagcagtgccacaaactgatcacctccacgccACGCAGaactgagacagtaattaaagcaaaaggagccccgaccaagtattgagtacatgtacagtaaattaacatactttccataacatttatttattcattcatttagctgacgcttttatccaaagcgacttacaattgctatatatgtcagaggtcacacgcctctggagcaactaggggttaagtgtcttgctcagggacacattggtgtcttacagtggattcgaacccaggtctctcacaccaaaggcatgtgtcttatccactgcaccaacaccaacACCACCCctaggccaacaattcactaagaatgtttttattggtcttatgaagcattctaatttttttgagatattgaattgatggatttttgttaaatatgagccaaaattatcacaattaaaagtctattttacaGAATCTTCTGATGGTGAATGGCAATGGcaatttatttatagagcacaattaaatacaatttacattGTCCAATGTGCTttacagtattaataaaaaatcataaactaacaacaataaaaccacAGTACAAATAtagatttgaataaaaatatcataaaataaaataagtgcttCACcaatttgataataaaaaaacaatggaatGGTGCATCAGCATGTGTTGAATGTCTtatcaaacaaaaatgtttttaacttggaattaaaaacaaataacgaTGAGGCCACTCTAATTGAAATGGGTAGTCATTTCATAATCTAGGGGCAACTATAGAGAAGGCTCGGTCCCACCTACACTTAAATTTTGACTTCGGGATAGACAGGAGTCTCTGATATGATGACCCTAGGGATCTAGATGGATGATGCTCAGTCAATAGAGCAGACACGTAAGGTTTAGCCAGACCATTTAAAGATTTGTAAGCAAAAAGTAAAAGTTTAAACTCCACTCTATAATGCACTGGCCACCAGTGTAAATAACGTAAAATTGGCGTAATATGATTCCGTTTTTTTGCACCCGTCAAAAGTCTAACTGCCGCATTTTGTACTAATTGTAATCGCGACATTGCTGCATGACTAAACCCAACGTAGAGAGAATTGCAGTAATCTAGCcttgaagaaattaatacatgTATAACTTTTTCgaaatttttaaaagaaagaaatgtctttacttttaatAGTAGTCTTAGCTGAAAAAAGCAGGATTTCACAACTAAACTTATTTGCCTCTCAAATTTCAAAGTTTCATCAAAACCTACACCGAAATTTCTCACCCACGGCTTGACACAAGAAGACAGACCACCAAAATTTACTTTAGGAATGGTAGAGAAGTCTGACGGTCCAAGAAAAATAACTTTGTGAAGGTTACACAAAGGCAGAAGTTGTAAGGTGAGTGTATCGTGAcgctttctgttttcttttcagctGGAGAGACTGCAGTGCAACCGAATCGCTCCAGTGATGGACGTGACGGTGATCTCAGGGAAACTGGAGGAAGTTCATCTGCCACATTACATCTGTTTAGGAGAGTCTGGAGATGCCCTCAGAGATGCTGTGAACGTCCTCAGTGTAAAAGATGAGGGAATAACCACAGAACCTGTGGAGCTGACACGATTCCATGCTAAGATTGTCCAACCATCCTTCTCTCTTAAAATTATGTCCTAATGATAGATGCAAATATGAACTGGCTTAAATGTGGATGGACTCACTGACCATCTTCCCTCATTGTCAGGCCATGATTTATCACATGATCCACCTGCCTCCATGCTTGCAAAGTTCTCAAAATGGCTCAACTGAGGCATATTTGTGGTTGGCTGATTGGAAATCAGTTTTGTAAGTGTTTTCAGGTGTGTCTTTTAAGTGTTTTCATTAACCcagtgtgttttgtattttgaatAGATGTGTTTCCCCAATGATACCCATGAGATTGACAAAGTTGTATATGAAATAGTGTGTAGAGTGCAGGAGCATGTGTGCTGCAAAATTGCAACTGAAGTGCAAAGCAGCACTTTCGTTTAATGTATAGTAACAAAAGCTTCAAGATTTGTTATTTGGTCTAAGTATGTGTTCAAGCAATAAGCAAAAACTGTAATCATTTTGATCTTGTATGTGAgtgttatatatgtgtgtgtgtgtgtgtgtgtgagtgagtacaGGTTTTTCTAtactggtggggacttaaaccttaggattgattctgattcctcagtgtctctgtgtgatATTAAATGATAGAGACACTCTTTCTGATCttcacatgcacacaaactcaTCAAATCTCACATCactacatttctattcatttttaattagtttttcatCATCATACAGAAGTTATGAATCTAGATCAGACTCTCATACTGTTCTGAATCTTTAATAAACAGAGTAATATGTGTGctttaatatttctattgtaAACTGCTcatcaaatgtaataaaagtcCATGAGTGACTCATTTGATCCTGATCTGGTTTCTGAATCCTGATGTGAACTGATGACAGTATGAATAATCATGAATGTGATTGAGATCAGAGGCTGAATTGACTCCGAATGAATCTGTCTCCTGATCGTCTGCTTTATTTTTCTGTCTGCGCTGATTTAACACTCGATTCACTGAATGAATTGTGTCCAAACACTCACAGTATCGCTGCTGAACACAGTTGATCTGGCTCTAATTCAGTCTTTCAGGAGCTTCAGAGCTTCAATCTGCTGCTTGATCACTAGAACATCTTCATCAGCATCTCTTCTTCTGAAATGATGCTCTTTTCTGCTTTATTATTTCTCCACCAGCACAACAGCTTTATATGACAGGAGCCACACAGCTGTCTCTCAAATATCATTCCCCTCACTGTCTGCTGAGTTTCATTCAGAAATCTACATTCATGTATTGTTTATATGCAATCGGAAACTAGTCTCTTAACATCTTATATGAGGATCTTACTCTAAAAGCTACAAAGagacatttctaaaataatatccACTATATTAACAGAATATTTATGTATCAATAATTAAATCTGTTCAAAGATAGAAATAGAGATTTGTTTGTAGTGTGCATGGGTTTGAAAATAGagcaagagagagtgtgtgtgggtgtgtttgtaaGTATATTTTAGGTTGGTCGAAACATTGTGCCCATCATTCAATTAGCATCACCCCTGACAACAGCAATTATGGCTGCACTGATTGGAGACAGCTGCCCCATCCAGTTCATCAGGAGGAGAGAGATCTAAAGGCCACAGCAAGCCTCAGTTAGAGCGAGAGGATCCAATGTGTACTGACCTGTCTAATGTGTGAAGCAACTGAGGACCAGGCCAAGCCAACGACACTCTCACCACCACCACACAAAGTAGTGAACTATTCCCCGAATCCACCTGCACTCATAAAATCACAGGGAGCATCCATGAAGACGCCACAGCCACTCTCCCTGCCCCACTCCTCCTCCACTATTGTCAACTCTGGGCATTTCAACGTCTGTCTGTGTCATGCCTTCTCCCTGCCCTGCGGCAGCatccagaggtgtgtgtgtgtgtgtgtgtgtgtggggtgtgtgtgtgtgtgtgtgtgtgtgggtaggtGTTAGGTAGGTGAGATGGCTCGTCTCCGTAACCATCCAAAGCTCAGGAACTTCATGATTCTCACACTAACATGCATGACTCCTCCCAGGTTATACAGCATGTGATAGAAGGTGTGAACAGACAGGCTGCGTGTCTCGTCCGCGTACTTCAGTGCCACGATGGGAGTGTACAGAGGATTCGTCAGGTTACGGAAAGGAGGCCGCGGTGACTCGATCACCTTCTTAGTGAccttcagagacacacagacagtgCATGAGTTTCACTTCCATTACCTATTTCAGTCTCCACACCAGCAGATGATAAAAACTTCTGATTGTTTGTCATTGTTTTAATCATTGAAAGTGATTCTTGTTGATATCTTTCCTCCTGTGTTAGTATCATTTTAGTAATAGTGTGGACTTTGCTGTTCTCTTAAAGGTGCTATAGAATTCAAAAATctcttttataaggtgtttgaactcAGTTGTGTggctgcagtgtgtgaaaacaaccagcctacaatagtaaaaatccacccactcattgttttataatccaaATAATTCATAATCAGTCTCTTCATGCTAGAAGTTCCAGACAAAGTAAGTCACGCCTCATATTTTGTTTCCCAAAAGAGCTTCTTGACTCTCTGTAAGgataatgttgctaaagctataATTGTCTCTGTCTGTTTCCACTGATGCTGGCTTCAGGTGCTTCCAGCACGATCGTAAACAGTGGTGGCTCCTGGGTTTAAAATAGAGGAGGCACACTAATTGTATTGGTCTGGGGATCCCTgccaattgttattattattattattatttgcttttagtcagaaaacataaagaaaatgacacatacaacaaaataatataaaaacactaACCTGTCCTAACAAACATCCATCCCTTCTTAAAAGTCTGTGGTAAAAGAGAGCTGTCTTTTGTGTTATTAAATAAGGCCTACTTCTGTAGCTTATAGTTCTCGCtccctttatttttaatttgtatatataggCTACTGTTTGAATGACAGCTTTGGAAAATCTGTTGGCGATCAAATATTCAGTATCGCTACTTAtcctaaattatattattatttatacttggTAAATGATCAGCCCAGCCGCTCCGGGAGACGTTCAATCTAATATCAGGTAATTTACGTCTCTATGATGATTGGTTGATATAGCAGAAGGGAGGCTAGCGTCCTCTATGGTGTTCCTTTTCTCAACACTCCTCAGCGCTGAAAGTGAACACTCGATGCTGATTGGCTAATTTTTATTACCAACAGAGGCACGAGAGCTCATCCCTCCCCATCTCTATCACTGAGTGGTTGTAATTACATCAGCAGATTCAGCACATTGTGATAGAAGAGCGGCGCTTTCATGTAATGGAATTACAACAGtgtaattacaaacaaaaatatatacatcctgagacatgaactgaaattaattgtgaattttattaacattaaattgtcctcattttcacctcaaaatttTGGGGAAGCTGTGCCTCCCCCGAAGAGCCGCCACTGATCATAAATAGAAATGTGGTAGCAATGTTATGATCAGTAACATGGTCAACACCAGTTAGACAAAAGACCTGAATGTTTtggcaatttcaacaagctataaaaaatgaTCTGTGGGATATTTTGGGAAAACTTCACATTCACACTCTGAAGACATCAGAGAACAGTTTAAATATGAATACTGTATCAATGcgttctatggcacctttaagagaCGCAATGATGATTATGTCTTTGTCTCTAGTTATGGTTCTTGTTTTGAATGAGTCTGACTTCATGTGCTCTGACCTTGGCGATGTCTTCAGGTGTTTGTCCCAGACCTTTGAAGAGGTTGACTTGTGTGGGCAGGTAGCAGGTCCTGAAGTGATGGAGCGTCTCCGGATCAGCACCGGCAAACTCTTTCTTAGAGACTTCTGTCATCAGCTTCAGCTCAAACTCAGTGTTTACGGGCCCGGGCTCGATCATTGACAccctgacagacagacaaatatgAGAAATACATCAGACTGCAGAGAGAGCCATCAGATCCAGAACCACGtcaaaataacacaaatgttGGTCAGCTTTAGATTTAAGCTTGTTTCGTCCTATATGAAATTATTTGAAGGATGAGAAGCACTGCTGAAGAACTTTGCTTATTTCCTGATCTGTGATCTTTAATGGATTTGAACCTGTAACTTCCCCTCCAGACCACCAGAGGCAGCGGTCACAtaacatcagtgtgattctgctaATGTTAACCTGGTTTAATCACTGACGAAATGAGTCAAACACCATCAGAAACCTAAAGAAGTGATGAATGATACTGAAAATCACatgacaggaagaggaaatgCAGGAGTGTGTGTTCAGTGTTCAGCGCTGAGACTCACTTGACGTTAAACTGGAGCAGCTGGATGGCGAGTGCCTCACACAGTCCCTCTGTGGCGAACTTTGACGCGGAGTAAACGTCATTGAAGGCCACACCTGTGAAGAGCAACATGAGTCTGATTTGTGTGGTGTttccagacgtgtgtgtgtgtgtgtgtgtgtgtgtgtgtgtgagcgtctcaCCATGCAGGCCCAGCACGCTGCTGATGACCATGATGTGTCCAGAGCGTCTCCTCTTCATGTCGGGCATCACCTCTTTAATCATGCGCACAACCCCGAAGAAATTGGTCTCAAACACCTGCTTCATGTTGTCCAGACTGATAGCCTCGACCGGCCCCACCAGACCCACGCCAGCGTTATTAACTACAGACACACAGACCACAGTTTGACTGAACTCTTACTAACAGAGGCGTCCATCTTCACTTTCTTCCTAATTACTGCTTTAGTTACTGTGCTGCATTCACTTAGTTATGCTATTTTATGTGCAGTTCCATCAAAAAATGCAGGGGTCATTGAGAAAGGATGAacagatctctctctctgtgtgtgtgtgtgtgtgtgtgtactcactcaGTATGTCTATATGTCGATCTTTGATGCTGTTCACACACTGTTTGACAGACTCATCGCTGCAGACGTCCAGTGTGAGCAGAGACAGAGTTTTACCGTACGCATCTCCTGCTGCTTCAACCAACTTATCCTTCCGCTTCAGATCCCGCATGGTAGCTAggactgagcacacacacacacacacacacacacacacacacacacacacacacacacacacgaatgaGTGAGACTTAACAGAGCGATTCAACTCtgctttaaaataacaaaagagaTTTGACATGTTTAATGCCAAATAATAGCAGGTGTGACACAATCCTTAATGGATGTCCATCCTCTAAATCACTTTCCTCTGAGATAGCACAGGTACATCTGCAAGACGTCTGCTAAACATCTATTTGATACGGTCCTATAGACATAccgcagatgagcaaacactggGTCTTGCAGATGTCAGATAGACATCTTCTCCATGATGTATGTGTGCTGTCAGGGCTAAAATTGTTTGGCAAATTGAAGTAGCAATAACTGTGGAATTTCAGCATTATGAAATAATCTGTATTATGTGtcaacccttacaaaaattatccatggttttattatagtaaaagtgtattaACTATGGACCAAataccaaaaagtaaaaaaaaagccatgGTAACTAGTTAATTAACCACAGTTTTGCTACACTttccatagtttaaccatggaatgcatgtttttttgttttgttttgttttttactttttggcTAATATTtttataaccacagttttactgtaaataccatggttaaactatggtcaTTGTAGCAAAATCAGGATTCATTTTCGTAAGGGAATAATAAAATGAATCATTGATTGGCGACTTACCGTAGTAGCGCTTCCTCTCGTCTCTCGCGAGCATCACGGCGATCGCGAGCCCGATACCGGACGAGCAGCCGGTGATCAGCACCACTCTCTGTCCTTCCGCTGCCATGAGTTCACCGGAGTAACGGAGCGCGAGCTGCGCGCGCGTCTTTTCAGCGCTCTCGGCGCACGTGAACGCGCCCGGATTACTCGAGCACACAGCGAATCAGCAAACAAAGATCGATCGATGGCCAAACCCAGAGCACAGGTACCGTGAATTACTCTAAAGTGGGACAGTTAAGGTTTTGTGTTTGTAGCTCCCCCATACATATATGTATCACATCACCTCTCAAATAATGTACAGTCATAAAAGAGGGTGGAGGGGTCATCAGACTGACCGCCCAAAGGTCAATGACAAACTTGATCTAGCCTAAAGTTAAACTGAACCTAACCTAAAGCCTGATATTGTCTTCAAACGGGTCTGGGTTATGCCtgctgtgac from Carassius auratus strain Wakin chromosome 1, ASM336829v1, whole genome shotgun sequence includes these protein-coding regions:
- the rdh8b gene encoding retinol dehydrogenase 8b isoform X1, yielding MAAEGQRVVLITGCSSGIGLAIAVMLARDERKRYYVLATMRDLKRKDKLVEAAGDAYGKTLSLLTLDVCSDESVKQCVNSIKDRHIDILINNAGVGLVGPVEAISLDNMKQVFETNFFGVVRMIKEVMPDMKRRRSGHIMVISSVLGLHGETLTHTHTHTHTHTSGNTTQIRLMLLFTGVAFNDVYSASKFATEGLCEALAIQLLQFNVKVSMIEPGPVNTEFELKLMTEVSKKEFAGADPETLHHFRTCYLPTQVNLFKGLGQTPEDIAKVTKKVIESPRPPFRNLTNPLYTPIVALKYADETRSLSVHTFYHMLYNLGGVMHVSVRIMKFLSFGWLRRRAISPT
- the rdh8b gene encoding retinol dehydrogenase 8b isoform X2, which translates into the protein MAAEGQRVVLITGCSSGIGLAIAVMLARDERKRYYVLATMRDLKRKDKLVEAAGDAYGKTLSLLTLDVCSDESVKQCVNSIKDRHIDILINNAGVGLVGPVEAISLDNMKQVFETNFFGVVRMIKEVMPDMKRRRSGHIMVISSVLGLHGVAFNDVYSASKFATEGLCEALAIQLLQFNVKVSMIEPGPVNTEFELKLMTEVSKKEFAGADPETLHHFRTCYLPTQVNLFKGLGQTPEDIAKVTKKVIESPRPPFRNLTNPLYTPIVALKYADETRSLSVHTFYHMLYNLGGVMHVSVRIMKFLSFGWLRRRAISPT